One genomic window of Ruegeria sp. THAF33 includes the following:
- a CDS encoding TRAP transporter small permease, producing MSLWADIGAIFSAFLSQDSFEIQLALESDAAWIVGAVVAAIGGLLVMLIYRKVPLIERHLERSVMVYSYLAIALIIFWGVIDRFVFNDQEPWSTTIPPLLFMVMAWFGASYNVRLRTHLSFSEFRTAMPRGGQLACLFLDAVLWFIFAVIVIVTTSRLVALSASNFQIVLGTDNIMQWWFLLAAPLSFFLMVGRVFQNLADDLHNWKTGEPLIKQAVIGAD from the coding sequence ATGTCACTTTGGGCAGACATTGGCGCAATATTCAGCGCTTTTCTCAGCCAGGATTCTTTCGAGATTCAACTTGCTCTGGAATCCGACGCCGCTTGGATCGTCGGTGCGGTCGTTGCCGCGATCGGGGGTTTGCTGGTCATGCTGATCTATCGCAAGGTGCCGTTGATCGAACGTCATCTGGAACGGTCGGTCATGGTGTATTCTTATCTTGCCATCGCGCTGATCATTTTCTGGGGCGTGATCGACCGGTTTGTCTTCAATGATCAGGAACCCTGGTCCACGACCATTCCTCCGCTTCTTTTCATGGTGATGGCCTGGTTTGGAGCGTCCTACAACGTACGCCTGCGCACGCATCTGAGTTTCAGTGAATTCCGCACCGCCATGCCCCGCGGCGGGCAATTGGCCTGCCTGTTTCTTGACGCGGTACTGTGGTTCATCTTTGCGGTGATCGTCATCGTGACCACCTCGCGACTGGTGGCGCTTTCGGCCTCGAACTTTCAGATCGTTCTGGGCACGGACAATATCATGCAGTGGTGGTTCCTGCTGGCTGCACCATTGTCATTCTTCTTGATGGTCGGTCGCGTGTTTCAGAACCTCGCCGATGATTTGCACAACTGGAAAACAGGCGAGCCGCTGATCAAGCAGGCCGTGATCGGGGCAGACTGA
- a CDS encoding TRAP transporter substrate-binding protein: MEIGRKLSGISRRDFFRVAGRYGMSSTLLAAGGFGGAMSLANLAQAAESTYEKRFSKEPKHTLKFGASGFNTRNLLIERAGAIEFARDLEERTDGEIRIEFIGDNQICGQLSCVEKTQQGIVDIYAASTQNSAGGAPYLNVLDYAYMFPSRAAQYHFFYSPASQRILRDPLEKRHGLKFLFTHCELRGLQMGSTFADKPTVTKLEELFGTKNRVTGTQLGRIAMQLLNLNPVPVAWEETLDALKTGLIDGAETWASAVAYANMAPVVSQSVNLKFFCGTEHTSMSAKVFDGLGGELQDAVMESSYFTQALIQGANEAALLNTVGFSDPQLPQTIFAENGVRPAFLPEDQIKLAEEMCAPNYNPEPWAQWRERLNKWAGGIDTYQEIYDIAREIPADTLPENVEPRRWWKGEA; encoded by the coding sequence ATGGAGATTGGTCGGAAACTGAGTGGTATTTCGCGGCGGGATTTTTTCCGGGTGGCAGGGCGCTATGGTATGAGCTCGACGCTGCTTGCAGCAGGAGGGTTTGGCGGGGCAATGAGCTTGGCTAATCTGGCGCAAGCGGCAGAATCCACGTATGAAAAACGCTTTTCGAAAGAACCGAAGCACACGTTGAAATTTGGTGCGTCGGGCTTCAACACCCGCAACCTGCTGATCGAGCGCGCCGGCGCCATCGAGTTTGCACGCGATCTGGAAGAGCGCACGGATGGCGAGATTCGGATCGAGTTCATCGGCGACAACCAGATCTGCGGACAACTCAGCTGTGTTGAAAAAACCCAGCAGGGAATCGTCGATATCTACGCAGCCTCGACCCAGAATTCGGCCGGCGGTGCGCCTTATCTGAACGTCCTGGACTATGCCTACATGTTCCCCAGCCGGGCGGCGCAGTATCATTTCTTCTACAGCCCCGCCAGCCAACGCATCCTGCGCGACCCGCTTGAAAAGCGTCACGGGCTGAAATTCCTGTTCACCCATTGTGAACTGCGCGGACTGCAAATGGGCTCGACCTTTGCCGACAAGCCGACCGTCACCAAGCTGGAAGAGTTGTTCGGCACCAAGAACCGCGTGACGGGCACGCAGCTGGGTCGGATCGCCATGCAACTGCTGAACCTGAACCCTGTTCCGGTGGCATGGGAAGAAACGCTGGATGCGCTCAAGACCGGTCTGATCGATGGTGCGGAAACCTGGGCCTCGGCGGTGGCATATGCGAACATGGCGCCTGTGGTCTCGCAATCGGTGAACCTGAAGTTCTTCTGCGGTACCGAACACACTTCGATGTCTGCCAAAGTATTCGATGGCCTGGGCGGTGAATTGCAGGATGCCGTGATGGAGTCGTCCTACTTCACCCAGGCTCTGATTCAGGGCGCGAACGAGGCGGCACTGCTGAACACTGTCGGATTCTCGGATCCGCAATTGCCGCAAACCATTTTTGCGGAAAACGGCGTGCGCCCGGCCTTCCTGCCGGAGGACCAGATCAAGCTGGCCGAAGAAATGTGTGCTCCGAACTACAACCCCGAGCCGTGGGCGCAGTGGCGCGAGCGGCTGAACAAATGGGCCGGTGGCATCGACACATACCAGGAGATTTACGACATCGCGCGAGAGATCCCCGCGGACACGCTGCCGGAAAATGTCGAGCCGCGCCGCTGGTGGAAGGGCGAGGCCTGA
- a CDS encoding GMC family oxidoreductase yields the protein MEVDYAVVGAGSSGCVIANRLSADPNTTVALLEAGGRDTNPWIHIPVGYFKTMHNPSVDWCYRTEPDPGLNGRSIDWPRGKVLGGSSSLNGLLYVRGQKEDYDRWRQMGNVGWGWEDVLPLFKRSEDQERGEDPYHGVGGPLSVSNMRIQRPICDAWVAAAQAAGYPFNPDYNGADQEGVGYFQLTTRNGRRCSSAVAYLKPIRNRQNLNIITNALVTRITLDGKQATGLVYRDRAGNEKTLKVRREIILSGGAINSPQILMLSGIGDPDHLKKNGIDPVHALPNVGKRLQDHLQARLVFKCNEPTLNDEVRSLINQARIALKYALFRAGPMTMAASLATGFMKTRPDVETPDIQFHVQPWSADSPGEGVHPFSAFTMSVCQLRPESRGELHLNGPDPSQHVKIIPNYLSTETDCRTIVDGVNIARRIAQHNPLASKISEEFRPTSQLSTDDYEGTLDWVRSNSVSIYHPTGTCAMGTNETAVVDPALKVRGIGNLRVADCSIMPEIVSGNTNAPAIMIGEKASDLLAAGT from the coding sequence ATGGAAGTGGATTATGCGGTAGTTGGCGCGGGGTCTTCGGGCTGTGTCATCGCCAATCGGCTCAGCGCCGACCCCAACACGACCGTCGCGTTGTTGGAGGCTGGCGGCCGCGACACCAACCCCTGGATCCACATCCCGGTTGGCTATTTCAAAACCATGCACAACCCTTCGGTGGACTGGTGTTACAGGACCGAGCCCGATCCGGGCCTGAACGGGCGCTCGATCGACTGGCCACGCGGCAAGGTGCTGGGCGGCTCATCCTCTCTGAACGGTCTGCTCTATGTGCGCGGCCAAAAGGAAGATTATGACCGCTGGCGCCAGATGGGGAATGTCGGCTGGGGCTGGGAAGACGTGCTGCCTCTGTTCAAACGCAGCGAAGATCAAGAGCGTGGCGAAGACCCGTATCACGGTGTCGGTGGGCCGCTGTCGGTGTCGAACATGCGCATTCAACGACCGATCTGCGACGCATGGGTCGCGGCAGCGCAAGCCGCCGGATACCCGTTCAATCCGGATTACAACGGCGCAGATCAGGAAGGCGTAGGGTATTTTCAGCTGACTACGCGCAATGGGCGCAGGTGCAGCTCGGCCGTGGCGTATCTGAAACCCATTCGAAACCGGCAAAACCTGAACATCATCACCAACGCATTGGTGACACGCATAACGCTGGATGGGAAACAGGCGACCGGACTTGTCTATCGGGATCGCGCAGGCAATGAGAAAACCCTGAAGGTACGACGCGAAATCATCCTGTCCGGTGGTGCAATCAACTCTCCTCAGATTCTGATGCTGTCGGGTATCGGCGACCCGGACCACCTGAAGAAAAACGGCATCGATCCGGTCCATGCCTTGCCCAATGTCGGCAAAAGACTACAGGATCACTTGCAGGCCCGTCTCGTTTTCAAATGCAATGAGCCCACATTGAATGACGAGGTGCGCAGCCTGATCAACCAGGCCCGTATCGCGCTCAAATACGCTTTGTTCCGCGCCGGTCCGATGACCATGGCGGCCAGCCTTGCGACCGGATTCATGAAAACGCGCCCGGACGTGGAAACACCCGACATTCAATTCCATGTACAGCCTTGGTCCGCCGACAGCCCCGGCGAAGGCGTGCACCCGTTTTCCGCCTTTACCATGTCCGTGTGCCAGCTGCGGCCGGAAAGCAGGGGTGAACTGCATCTGAACGGCCCGGACCCATCACAGCATGTAAAGATCATTCCGAACTATCTGTCGACGGAAACGGATTGCCGAACCATCGTTGACGGCGTGAACATCGCCCGCAGAATCGCACAGCACAATCCGCTGGCATCGAAGATTTCCGAAGAGTTCCGCCCGACGTCACAACTTTCGACCGACGATTACGAGGGCACGCTGGACTGGGTCAGGTCGAATTCCGTTTCGATTTATCACCCAACAGGGACCTGCGCGATGGGTACGAATGAAACCGCAGTCGTTGACCCCGCGCTAAAGGTGCGCGGCATCGGAAACCTGCGGGTCGCGGATTGTTCGATCATGCCGGAAATCGTCAGCGGCAACACAAACGCCCCCGCGATTATGATCGGAGAAAAGGCAAGTGACTTGCTTGCCGCAGGAACATAG
- a CDS encoding acyl-CoA dehydrogenase family protein — protein MDFAPSPRATEMHDRLKAFMQAHIYPRIRDHKEEIEAGNFPVSFMEDLKSLARAEGLWNMFLPSLRDDEPGTRLSNLDYAPLAELMGQVSWSSEVFNCNAPDTGNMELLHMFATPEQREDWLVPLLNGKIRSAFAMTEPDVASSDATNITTSIRREGDEYVVNGRKWFITNACHPNTRLFIVMGKTDPNADRHKQQSMIIVPKNTPGLEIVRNPTILNMHDPEGHAELVFKDVRVPVGNLLGEEGSGFALAQARLGPGRIHHCMRSIGAAEMALNLMVERAQERKTFGKQLSEQGVIREWIAKSRLEIEQARLLTLKAAWKIDQVGAKKAFREISLIKVVAPQVHAKVTDRAMQVFGAMGMTPDTPLADSYTWARALRYADGPDEVHLQAIAKQELKNSNYGMSAQWLTPPLR, from the coding sequence ATGGATTTTGCTCCATCGCCACGCGCCACGGAAATGCACGACCGGCTGAAAGCCTTCATGCAGGCGCATATCTATCCGCGCATTCGCGACCACAAAGAGGAAATAGAAGCCGGCAATTTCCCCGTTTCGTTCATGGAAGACCTCAAGTCGCTGGCCCGCGCCGAAGGGCTTTGGAACATGTTCCTGCCCTCCTTGCGGGATGATGAGCCCGGAACGCGGCTCAGCAATCTTGATTACGCGCCCCTGGCCGAGCTGATGGGTCAGGTGAGCTGGTCTTCGGAAGTCTTCAACTGCAACGCGCCGGATACCGGGAACATGGAATTGCTGCACATGTTCGCCACGCCCGAACAGCGCGAAGACTGGTTGGTGCCGCTGTTGAACGGCAAGATCCGCTCGGCTTTTGCCATGACCGAACCCGACGTGGCCAGTTCAGACGCGACCAACATAACGACATCCATCCGGCGCGAGGGTGACGAATACGTCGTCAATGGCCGCAAGTGGTTCATCACCAATGCGTGCCACCCCAATACCAGACTGTTCATCGTCATGGGTAAAACCGACCCGAACGCCGATCGCCATAAACAGCAAAGCATGATCATCGTTCCAAAGAATACGCCCGGTTTGGAGATCGTGCGCAATCCGACGATCCTGAACATGCACGATCCCGAAGGCCATGCTGAACTGGTGTTCAAGGACGTGCGCGTCCCGGTCGGCAATCTGCTGGGCGAAGAAGGCAGCGGTTTTGCGCTGGCTCAGGCGCGGCTTGGGCCCGGGCGAATTCATCATTGCATGCGCTCGATCGGGGCGGCGGAAATGGCACTGAACCTGATGGTGGAACGTGCTCAGGAACGGAAGACCTTTGGCAAGCAACTCTCGGAACAAGGCGTGATCCGTGAATGGATCGCCAAATCCCGGTTGGAAATTGAACAGGCGCGGCTGTTGACCCTGAAGGCGGCCTGGAAAATAGATCAGGTGGGGGCGAAAAAGGCCTTCCGTGAAATATCCCTGATCAAGGTCGTGGCGCCCCAGGTACATGCAAAGGTTACGGATCGTGCAATGCAGGTTTTTGGCGCAATGGGCATGACACCCGACACGCCATTGGCCGACAGTTACACTTGGGCCCGGGCGTTGCGCTATGCGGATGGACCGGATGAGGTCCATCTTCAGGCTATCGCCAAACAGGAGTTGAAGAATTCCAATTATGGGATGTCGGCGCAGTGGCTGACACCGCCTCTGCGCTAG
- a CDS encoding phosphotransferase family protein, translating into MTSSGLELDTERLSTYLGRHIEGFAGPLSYQKFSGGQSNPTYLLKAGGSKYVLRRKPPGDLLPSAHAVDREYRVLKALHGTAVPVAKPYVLCEDTEVIGSMFYVMSFQEGRIFWNPALPELDVADHHPVFDEMIRVLAALHSVDTGAVGLSDFGKPGNYFQRQYSRWTKQYRAAETSNLPEMEQLMGWLSRNLPDGDGSVSLIHGDFRIDNFIFASDAPQITAVLDWELSTLGHPMADLGYFCVCLRLPPTGLIRGLQGLDRAALNIPSEAEMIERYCSLRDLPDIENWTFYLAFSFFRMAAIAQGVYSRALAGNASNENAMAFKGLVAPLAQMALDEIAAATH; encoded by the coding sequence ATGACCTCATCCGGCCTCGAACTCGATACCGAGCGGCTTTCGACATATTTGGGGCGCCATATCGAAGGCTTCGCCGGCCCATTGTCCTATCAAAAGTTTTCGGGCGGGCAGTCGAACCCAACCTATCTGCTGAAGGCCGGTGGTTCGAAATACGTGCTGCGCCGCAAACCGCCAGGTGACCTGTTACCTTCGGCCCATGCGGTGGATCGGGAATATCGTGTTCTGAAGGCACTTCATGGCACTGCGGTTCCGGTCGCCAAACCTTACGTGCTGTGTGAGGACACGGAAGTCATCGGTTCCATGTTCTATGTCATGAGCTTCCAGGAGGGCCGTATCTTCTGGAACCCGGCGCTGCCCGAGTTGGACGTGGCCGACCATCATCCGGTGTTCGACGAAATGATCCGGGTTCTGGCCGCGCTGCATTCGGTTGACACAGGCGCCGTCGGCCTGTCGGACTTCGGCAAGCCGGGAAACTATTTCCAACGCCAGTACAGCCGCTGGACCAAACAGTATCGCGCCGCAGAAACAAGTAATCTTCCCGAGATGGAACAGCTAATGGGCTGGCTGTCCCGCAACCTGCCCGATGGTGACGGTTCGGTCAGTCTGATCCACGGTGACTTTCGCATAGACAATTTTATCTTCGCTTCGGATGCCCCGCAGATCACCGCGGTTCTGGATTGGGAACTGTCGACGCTGGGCCACCCGATGGCTGATCTGGGCTATTTCTGTGTGTGTCTCAGATTGCCGCCCACCGGTCTGATCCGGGGGCTACAAGGGCTGGATCGCGCTGCTTTGAACATCCCTTCCGAAGCTGAGATGATCGAGCGGTATTGTTCGCTGCGTGACCTGCCGGATATTGAAAACTGGACTTTCTATCTGGCGTTTTCCTTTTTCCGGATGGCTGCGATTGCACAGGGTGTTTACAGCCGTGCGCTGGCGGGAAACGCATCGAACGAGAACGCAATGGCGTTCAAGGGGCTGGTGGCCCCTCTGGCGCAAATGGCGCTCGACGAAATCGCTGCTGCAACTCACTGA
- a CDS encoding LysR family transcriptional regulator: MIAGINLVNDMTTKLNKIDLNLFVIFDAIYTERNLTRVAERLSITQPAVSNALTRLRKTLNDPLFVKTSTGMQPTALAESISDRISAALHQLQAASAQGERFDPFTSKRLFRVSLVDLHSLIILPGLLSGFQRTAPQVELSLVRIPRRDTRKALQQGTIDIASDIPMPDSSDLISRTIMKDRYVCAMRPDHPLGSGPLTLERYLQLTHLHVSSRPQGASPVDIVLRKLGARRKLGLQMQSYLNIRDILHKTDMVATLTECSAREMGLRMLRLPVEVPPIELRLYRHIRSDGDEAVQWMFDQIAGRTVSANDTEQHHRVDQN, from the coding sequence ATGATCGCCGGTATAAATCTGGTGAATGACATGACGACCAAGCTCAACAAGATAGACCTGAACCTTTTTGTTATTTTTGACGCCATCTACACCGAACGAAATCTGACCCGCGTTGCCGAACGCCTGTCGATCACGCAACCGGCCGTCAGCAACGCCCTGACCCGGTTGCGCAAGACACTGAACGACCCGCTTTTCGTGAAGACCAGCACGGGGATGCAGCCCACGGCCCTGGCAGAGAGCATTTCGGACAGGATCTCAGCCGCTCTTCACCAGTTGCAAGCCGCATCGGCGCAGGGTGAACGGTTCGACCCGTTCACCAGCAAACGGCTGTTCCGGGTCAGTTTGGTCGATCTTCACAGCCTCATCATCCTGCCCGGGCTTTTGTCCGGGTTTCAGCGCACGGCACCCCAGGTCGAACTCAGCCTCGTGCGCATTCCCCGCCGGGATACGCGCAAGGCGTTACAGCAGGGCACGATCGATATCGCGTCGGACATTCCGATGCCGGACAGTTCGGATCTGATCAGCCGGACCATCATGAAGGACCGCTATGTCTGTGCCATGCGACCCGACCACCCGCTGGGTTCGGGCCCATTGACGCTGGAGCGCTATCTTCAGCTGACACATCTGCATGTTTCCTCACGGCCTCAGGGGGCGAGTCCGGTCGACATCGTCCTGCGCAAACTGGGCGCACGGCGCAAACTCGGGCTTCAGATGCAAAGTTATCTGAACATCCGGGATATTCTGCACAAGACAGATATGGTTGCCACGCTGACCGAATGCAGCGCGCGTGAAATGGGGCTGCGCATGTTGAGGCTGCCGGTTGAAGTGCCTCCGATCGAACTTCGCCTTTATCGGCATATCCGGTCCGACGGCGACGAAGCCGTACAATGGATGTTCGACCAAATCGCAGGTCGCACCGTCAGCGCGAACGATACGGAACAGCATCATAGGGTCGATCAGAATTGA
- a CDS encoding glycoside hydrolase family 99-like domain-containing protein, which translates to MSIKDTLLYYLLTAASKLSPPLSPRTARRFRNSAKKRDPKRGWDKPGQSNRQGFEAIGRADEFKPFDPPAKAEPAVRAIAHYLPQFHPFKENDEWWGKGFTEWSNVGKAVPNYPGHYQPHCPIHLGYYDLRLPEIMVEQARIAKSYGIGGFSYYYYWFGGKTLMEHPLEQMLGNPEVDMPFCLTWANENWTRRWDGRAHDVLIAQNHSIEDSLNLLRHVRKYFDDPRYIRIDGKPVFIVYRANIIPNIEETTAAWRKEAESWGEPDLYLIAAQTFDIGDPEKLGFDAAMEFPPHQVKRTDITDEMGIYNPEFTGAVLDYQAVVEAELQKPEPRYKLFRSSTLSWDNTARNQDAPRIMGRFTIDAYKRWTEHLCRQVLAQEKYSADEKIVFINAWNEWAEGTHLEPDRRYGFAYLQATYDALPKKSESQINT; encoded by the coding sequence ATGTCCATCAAAGATACCCTGCTTTACTATTTGCTGACCGCAGCGTCGAAACTCAGCCCACCTTTGTCGCCACGTACGGCAAGGCGGTTCAGAAATTCAGCCAAGAAAAGAGACCCCAAAAGGGGTTGGGACAAACCGGGGCAATCCAACAGGCAGGGTTTTGAAGCCATCGGTCGGGCCGACGAATTCAAACCCTTCGACCCGCCTGCTAAAGCTGAACCCGCAGTGCGGGCGATTGCGCATTACCTGCCGCAATTTCATCCCTTCAAAGAGAATGATGAATGGTGGGGCAAAGGCTTTACCGAATGGTCCAATGTCGGAAAGGCCGTCCCGAATTATCCGGGCCATTACCAACCTCATTGTCCGATTCATCTGGGTTACTACGACTTGCGGTTGCCAGAAATCATGGTCGAACAGGCGCGGATCGCGAAGTCTTACGGGATAGGAGGGTTCTCCTATTACTACTACTGGTTCGGCGGAAAGACCCTGATGGAGCACCCGCTCGAACAAATGTTAGGCAATCCGGAAGTCGACATGCCGTTTTGCCTGACATGGGCAAACGAAAACTGGACGCGCCGCTGGGACGGGCGGGCGCACGACGTTCTTATCGCGCAGAACCATTCGATCGAGGATTCCCTGAACCTTCTGCGTCACGTACGCAAATATTTTGATGATCCGCGTTATATTCGGATAGATGGGAAACCGGTTTTCATCGTGTACCGAGCGAACATCATACCGAATATCGAGGAAACAACCGCAGCTTGGCGAAAAGAGGCAGAAAGCTGGGGCGAGCCGGACCTGTATCTCATAGCTGCCCAGACTTTCGATATCGGCGACCCCGAGAAACTGGGTTTTGACGCTGCTATGGAGTTCCCGCCGCATCAGGTAAAGCGCACCGACATCACGGATGAGATGGGGATCTACAATCCAGAGTTCACAGGAGCCGTTCTGGATTACCAGGCCGTGGTCGAGGCAGAGCTTCAAAAGCCGGAACCCCGGTACAAGCTGTTTCGGTCCTCTACGCTCTCGTGGGACAATACCGCGCGCAATCAGGATGCCCCCCGGATTATGGGGCGGTTCACGATTGATGCCTACAAGCGCTGGACGGAACATTTGTGCCGCCAGGTTCTTGCGCAGGAAAAATACAGTGCCGACGAAAAAATCGTTTTCATAAACGCGTGGAACGAGTGGGCAGAGGGGACGCATCTGGAGCCTGACCGAAGATATGGCTTTGCCTATCTTCAGGCGACCTATGACGCGTTACCCAAGAAGTCTGAAAGTCAGATCAATACGTGA
- a CDS encoding glycoside hydrolase family 99-like domain-containing protein yields MSSNTADREFGKIRTIAFYLPQFHPIPENDEWWGKGFTEWTNVAKAKPLFTGHYQPHLPTDLGFYDLRVRETRLEQIEMAKASGIDGFCYHYYWFSGKRLLERPVDEMLADPESDMPFCLCWANENWTRRWDAAEHEILIEQKYKPEDDLEFIKSIEPFFRDPRYITVDGAPFLIVYRPQHLKNSRKTVQVWRDYCASVGIPKIHLACALTHRNWDYASYGFDSGVEFPPHSINVPNLSPEVDLFDDFQGHCVDFSDIAEQYLGHSYGPENNVHRSVFPSWDNTARRKENAMIVLNGTPENYEYWLSRTLRKTAQDFPDQERFVFVNAWNEWAEGCHLEPDREYGHAFLHATKAALQGSKLTDWTHVGVPEISRRGETTEGNAHPVPYGANKPLTKRAFRLVRDTVSGRLLKQWLSAARTK; encoded by the coding sequence ATGTCCTCAAACACCGCGGATCGCGAATTCGGCAAAATCAGGACAATTGCCTTCTACCTTCCTCAGTTCCACCCGATCCCGGAGAACGATGAATGGTGGGGCAAAGGGTTCACCGAGTGGACAAATGTTGCAAAAGCAAAGCCGCTTTTCACCGGGCATTATCAACCTCATCTTCCTACGGATTTGGGGTTTTATGACCTGCGGGTCCGCGAAACGCGGCTTGAGCAGATTGAGATGGCCAAAGCCAGCGGAATTGATGGATTCTGCTATCACTATTACTGGTTTTCCGGGAAAAGACTTCTTGAGCGGCCCGTCGACGAAATGCTTGCGGATCCCGAAAGCGATATGCCGTTCTGCCTTTGCTGGGCGAATGAGAACTGGACACGCCGCTGGGATGCGGCCGAGCACGAGATTCTCATTGAACAGAAATACAAGCCAGAAGATGATCTGGAGTTCATTAAGTCGATCGAGCCGTTTTTCCGGGATCCCCGCTACATAACGGTAGATGGCGCTCCGTTCCTAATTGTTTATCGGCCGCAGCATCTGAAGAACTCGCGCAAAACCGTGCAGGTTTGGCGTGACTATTGCGCGTCTGTTGGAATTCCGAAAATACATCTGGCCTGTGCGCTGACGCACCGAAACTGGGATTACGCGTCATACGGGTTTGATTCCGGTGTTGAGTTCCCGCCCCACAGCATCAACGTGCCCAACCTCTCGCCAGAAGTGGACTTGTTCGACGATTTCCAAGGCCACTGCGTCGATTTTTCCGACATCGCAGAACAGTATCTGGGTCACAGCTATGGGCCTGAGAACAACGTTCATCGGTCGGTTTTTCCGTCCTGGGACAACACTGCCCGGCGGAAGGAAAATGCTATGATCGTTTTGAACGGAACGCCGGAAAACTATGAATATTGGCTTTCGCGTACCTTGCGCAAAACCGCCCAGGACTTCCCTGATCAAGAACGTTTCGTTTTTGTGAATGCATGGAATGAATGGGCTGAAGGATGCCATCTGGAACCGGATCGCGAGTACGGGCATGCGTTTTTGCATGCGACCAAGGCCGCTCTCCAAGGTTCAAAGCTGACCGACTGGACGCATGTGGGTGTCCCCGAAATTTCGCGCCGTGGCGAAACTACGGAAGGCAATGCGCATCCTGTCCCATATGGTGCCAATAAGCCGTTGACCAAACGAGCTTTCCGCCTTGTGCGTGATACGGTCAGCGGTCGCTTGCTGAAGCAATGGCTGTCCGCGGCCCGTACAAAATAG
- a CDS encoding bifunctional 2-polyprenyl-6-hydroxyphenol methylase/3-demethylubiquinol 3-O-methyltransferase UbiG codes for MQNQTKLYSSRIEARNKHHGRIAVSDRHTYEYDIDMNSDVAPARVLRMVKPGSKVLEIGAGPGSITRHLSGTLECDVVALEIDPSAIEKLKPFARSVYPMDLNDASWSDIVREKDGVFDYVIAADVLEHVYDPWSVLSGMKSLLNDTGSVILSLPHVGHAAIAGCLVDEDFEYRDWGLLDRTHVRFFGIKNVQHLLNSQGMSIEQAEFVVRTPEMTEFCQRWSRLPQDVQAALQRNRYSHVFQVVSRSVPKERAENDIYLMGLPVEQPDEETRQHWTNMMAGLPLSEEIDLQSTIGPVDTSTASRVEPGPLAKKKKKSLARLLGLKK; via the coding sequence TTGCAGAACCAGACCAAACTATATAGCAGCCGAATTGAAGCACGAAATAAGCATCACGGAAGAATTGCAGTGAGCGATAGACACACTTACGAATACGACATTGATATGAACAGTGATGTAGCACCCGCACGCGTGCTGCGCATGGTAAAGCCCGGGTCCAAGGTGCTTGAGATTGGGGCCGGGCCAGGTTCGATCACACGCCATCTTTCCGGCACATTGGAATGTGATGTTGTGGCGCTTGAGATCGACCCTTCGGCGATCGAAAAGCTAAAGCCGTTTGCACGTTCTGTGTACCCGATGGATCTCAACGATGCTTCATGGAGTGACATCGTTCGCGAGAAAGACGGGGTATTCGACTACGTGATCGCAGCGGACGTTCTGGAACACGTTTACGACCCGTGGAGCGTTCTTTCAGGCATGAAATCGCTGTTGAACGACACGGGATCGGTGATTCTTTCGTTGCCGCATGTTGGCCATGCAGCCATTGCCGGTTGTCTTGTCGATGAAGATTTCGAATACCGTGACTGGGGCCTGCTGGATCGGACCCATGTCCGGTTTTTCGGCATCAAAAACGTACAGCATCTGCTTAATTCGCAGGGTATGAGCATTGAACAAGCTGAGTTCGTGGTTCGTACGCCAGAGATGACGGAGTTTTGTCAACGCTGGAGCCGTTTGCCACAGGATGTTCAGGCCGCATTGCAGCGCAATCGCTATTCCCATGTTTTCCAGGTCGTAAGCAGATCGGTCCCCAAGGAACGCGCTGAGAATGACATCTACCTGATGGGCTTGCCCGTCGAACAACCCGATGAAGAGACCCGGCAGCATTGGACCAACATGATGGCAGGTCTGCCCCTGTCCGAAGAGATTGATCTGCAATCGACTATCGGGCCGGTGGACACGAGCACCGCTTCCCGAGTCGAGCCCGGACCACTGGCCAAGAAGAAAAAAAAATCGCTGGCGCGGCTGTTGGGGTTGAAGAAGTAA